Proteins encoded within one genomic window of Chlorobaculum sp. MV4-Y:
- the argJ gene encoding bifunctional glutamate N-acetyltransferase/amino-acid acetyltransferase ArgJ has translation MKPFEKSIAAVKRLAARTSWPDGVTPVVADSASDNAFWPAGFTLSGINAGIKPVRKDLMLMLCDEPASTASVFTTNRCCAAPVELSKAALSASGGKMRAVICNSGNANAATGASGMENARLMAETTAAEFGLDAGEVLVASTGVIGQQLPVGKIAAAMPSLKAASGATHWRDAAEAIMTTDTFPKAFGVDVALSGGVARIAGIAKGSGMICPNMATMLAFLGTDVSIEPSLLQELLGTANAVSFNAITVDGDTSTNDMASIMASGKGPEVLRGSDDARLFGEALRSVMTMLAQLIIVDGEGATKFVELRVTGAKSDAEARMAAMTVANSPLVKTAIHGEDANWGRIIAAAGRSGASFTQEELSVHFDDEPILKPGLNANFSEERAKEVMSKDEFTITLSLGKGSGRATVWTCDLSHGYIEINGSYRS, from the coding sequence TTGAAACCATTCGAAAAATCGATTGCCGCCGTCAAGCGCCTCGCTGCCAGAACAAGCTGGCCTGATGGCGTGACGCCGGTTGTTGCCGATTCCGCTTCGGACAACGCTTTCTGGCCTGCGGGCTTCACGCTCTCGGGCATCAACGCGGGGATCAAACCGGTTCGCAAGGATCTGATGCTGATGCTCTGCGATGAACCGGCGAGCACCGCCTCGGTCTTCACGACGAACCGTTGCTGCGCGGCTCCGGTCGAACTGTCGAAGGCCGCTTTGTCGGCATCCGGAGGTAAAATGCGTGCGGTCATCTGCAACAGCGGCAACGCCAACGCAGCCACTGGAGCGTCGGGGATGGAAAACGCGCGGCTGATGGCTGAAACCACGGCAGCCGAGTTCGGCCTCGACGCCGGCGAAGTGCTGGTCGCCTCCACCGGCGTGATTGGCCAGCAGCTGCCGGTCGGCAAGATCGCCGCCGCCATGCCGTCACTAAAAGCAGCCTCCGGCGCGACGCACTGGCGCGACGCTGCCGAGGCGATCATGACCACCGATACCTTTCCGAAAGCGTTCGGCGTGGATGTGGCGCTCTCCGGCGGCGTGGCGAGAATCGCGGGCATCGCCAAAGGTTCGGGCATGATCTGCCCGAACATGGCCACCATGCTCGCCTTTCTCGGCACCGACGTCTCGATAGAGCCATCGCTCCTGCAGGAGCTCCTCGGCACAGCCAACGCGGTCAGCTTTAACGCCATCACGGTTGACGGCGACACCAGCACCAACGACATGGCGTCGATCATGGCAAGCGGCAAAGGGCCTGAGGTACTGCGCGGTTCGGACGATGCACGCCTCTTCGGCGAAGCCTTGCGATCGGTGATGACCATGCTCGCCCAGCTCATCATCGTCGATGGCGAGGGGGCGACCAAGTTCGTCGAGCTGCGCGTTACCGGTGCAAAGAGCGACGCGGAGGCTCGCATGGCGGCCATGACCGTGGCCAACTCGCCGCTCGTCAAAACGGCGATCCACGGCGAGGACGCCAACTGGGGACGCATCATCGCGGCGGCGGGACGCTCGGGCGCATCGTTCACTCAGGAGGAGCTGTCGGTGCATTTCGACGACGAACCGATCCTGAAACCGGGACTCAACGCCAACTTCTCGGAAGAACGTGCCAAGGAGGTCATGTCGAAGGACGAATTCACCATCACCCTCTCGCTCGGCAAAGGGTCGGGCAGGGCGACCGTGTGGACCTGCGACCTGAGCCACGGCTATATCGAAATCAACGGCAGCTATCGCAGCTGA
- the argB gene encoding acetylglutamate kinase, with product MEKMCSEFRPEGKRPEPAIGYMLVEALPYIRKFEGKTFVIKYGGAAMKDEVLKNIFAENVTLLRKVGIKVVIVHGGGDAITKTSAKLGLKTTFVHGKRVTDRQTIDVIQMTLAGKVNQDIVQLINEDGGNAVGVSGLDADMILAKPSPNAATLGLVGEVAEVNTKYIDLLCDAGLIPVIAPIGYDMESNIYNINADDAAAAIAVALKAEKLIYVSDVEGVRVGNRILKTICKADAAEFIEKGIITGGMIPKVVSAYQTLDGGVGKVHLIDGQITHSLLLEVFTNEGVGTQFVNEIENEPTAEGAAS from the coding sequence ATGGAAAAAATGTGCAGCGAGTTCCGTCCCGAGGGCAAGCGGCCCGAACCGGCCATCGGTTATATGCTCGTCGAGGCGCTGCCCTATATCAGGAAATTCGAGGGCAAGACCTTCGTCATCAAATATGGCGGCGCGGCCATGAAAGACGAGGTGCTCAAGAACATCTTTGCCGAGAACGTCACGCTGTTGCGCAAGGTGGGCATCAAGGTGGTGATCGTGCACGGCGGTGGCGATGCGATTACCAAAACCTCCGCAAAGCTCGGGCTGAAGACCACCTTCGTGCACGGCAAGCGCGTAACGGATCGCCAGACCATCGACGTGATCCAGATGACACTCGCCGGAAAGGTGAACCAGGACATCGTGCAGCTCATCAACGAGGATGGCGGCAACGCCGTCGGCGTGAGCGGCCTCGACGCCGACATGATTCTGGCCAAGCCCTCGCCGAACGCGGCAACGCTTGGCCTCGTGGGCGAGGTGGCCGAGGTCAACACCAAGTACATCGACCTGCTCTGCGACGCCGGGCTGATTCCGGTGATCGCCCCCATCGGCTATGACATGGAGAGCAACATTTACAACATCAACGCTGACGACGCAGCTGCGGCCATCGCCGTGGCGCTCAAGGCCGAGAAGCTCATCTACGTCAGTGACGTGGAAGGCGTGCGCGTCGGTAACCGGATTCTCAAAACGATCTGCAAGGCGGATGCGGCGGAGTTCATCGAAAAAGGGATCATCACCGGCGGCATGATTCCCAAGGTGGTCTCGGCTTACCAGACGCTCGACGGCGGCGTCGGCAAGGTGCACCTCATCGATGGTCAGATCACCCACTCGCTGCTGCTTGAAGTCTTCACCAACGAGGGTGTCGGCACGCAGTTTGTCAACGAAATCGAAAACGAACCAACCGCTGAAGGAGCAGCCTCATGA
- the argF gene encoding ornithine carbamoyltransferase: MSQDTTGNGSKKRDFLGFTGLDAAKIIELFDYSLHIKRQRETNRNSDEFRPIRHKTVAMIFNKPSLRTRVSFELGVYELGGHAISLEGKAIGVGERESVEDIARLLSRYNDAIVARLHEHEIIETLAAHADIPVINALTDRSHPCQILADAFTLYEKGLWHDDTKLVFVGDGNNVANSWIELAGILPFHFVLACPEGYLPDEKLLKQARANAKSKIEILHDPMEAARNADVLYTDVWTSMGQEEEMAERLKVFAPFQINSKMMAEAKPSAVVMHCMPAHRGQEISAEVMDGPQSIIIDEAENRLHVQKALMVKLMNHDVYRKFHLTHRLNRAANRLKA; this comes from the coding sequence ATGAGCCAGGATACAACAGGCAACGGATCGAAAAAACGCGACTTTCTCGGATTCACCGGCCTCGACGCAGCAAAGATTATCGAGCTGTTCGACTACTCGCTGCACATCAAGCGGCAGCGCGAAACCAACCGAAACAGCGACGAGTTCCGCCCGATCCGCCACAAAACCGTGGCCATGATCTTCAACAAGCCCTCGCTGCGCACGCGCGTTTCTTTCGAGCTTGGCGTTTATGAACTCGGCGGCCACGCCATCAGCCTCGAAGGCAAGGCGATCGGCGTCGGCGAGCGTGAGTCGGTCGAGGATATCGCCCGACTGCTGTCGCGCTACAACGACGCGATTGTCGCCCGACTGCACGAGCACGAAATCATCGAGACGCTCGCAGCGCACGCCGATATTCCGGTCATCAACGCCCTGACCGACCGGTCGCATCCTTGCCAGATTCTGGCCGACGCCTTCACGCTCTACGAAAAGGGATTGTGGCATGACGACACCAAGCTGGTCTTCGTCGGCGACGGCAACAACGTGGCCAACTCGTGGATCGAGCTGGCGGGCATCCTCCCCTTCCACTTCGTGCTCGCCTGCCCGGAAGGTTATCTGCCGGACGAGAAACTGCTGAAGCAGGCTCGCGCCAACGCCAAAAGCAAAATCGAGATTCTGCATGACCCGATGGAGGCGGCCAGAAACGCTGACGTGCTCTACACCGACGTCTGGACCAGCATGGGTCAGGAGGAGGAGATGGCCGAGCGCCTGAAGGTGTTCGCACCGTTCCAGATCAACTCAAAGATGATGGCAGAAGCCAAACCGTCGGCAGTGGTGATGCACTGTATGCCTGCGCACCGCGGCCAGGAGATAAGCGCCGAGGTGATGGATGGCCCGCAATCAATCATCATCGACGAAGCCGAAAACCGTCTGCACGTGCAGAAAGCGCTCATGGTGAAGCTGATGAACCACGACGTCTATCGCAAGTTCCACCTGACGCACCGCCTGAACCGCGCCGCCAATCGCCTGAAAGCCTGA
- the argR gene encoding arginine repressor has product MNKVSRQKKIRELIENHEVSGQQELLGMLEKEGIVAAQATLSRDFAEMGVVRHRTADGGYRLAVPEEQQVDIIKGLVGMEVLSVASNETSIIIRTLPGRAHGVGSFLDRLTNDDILGTIAGDDTVLVIPATVRKISSVKSYIQKILSQP; this is encoded by the coding sequence ATGAACAAGGTCAGCAGGCAGAAAAAGATCAGGGAACTGATCGAAAACCACGAGGTCTCGGGCCAGCAAGAGTTGCTCGGGATGCTGGAAAAGGAGGGTATCGTGGCCGCACAGGCAACCCTTTCGCGCGACTTCGCCGAAATGGGAGTCGTCCGGCATCGCACGGCGGATGGCGGCTACCGGCTCGCCGTGCCCGAAGAGCAGCAGGTGGACATCATCAAGGGGTTGGTCGGCATGGAGGTGCTCTCGGTAGCGTCGAACGAAACCTCGATTATCATTCGCACCCTGCCGGGGCGCGCGCATGGCGTCGGCTCGTTCCTCGACCGGCTCACAAACGACGACATTCTCGGCACCATTGCTGGAGATGACACGGTGCTGGTCATTCCGGCCACGGTCAGGAAAATTTCGTCCGTCAAATCATATATTCAGAAAATTCTCTCACAACCATAA
- a CDS encoding argininosuccinate synthase — MSKEKIAVAYSGGLDTSVMIKWLKDKYEGAEIVAVTGNLGQKMEIDNLEPKAIATGAKSFHFVDLRKTFVEEYIWKALKAGALYEDVYPLATALGRPLLAKALVDVALAEGCTMLTHGCTGKGNDQVRFEVTFAALAPQMSVIAPLRIWEFTSREQEIAYAMEHNIPVSATKKNPYSIDENIWGISIECGVLEDPMVAPPADAYQITTDPEKAPDEPTVVDIEFVQGVPVALDGQMMEGLDLIVKLNELGAKNGVGRLDMIENRVVGIKSREIYEAPAATILHFAHRELERLTLEKSVFQYKKNISQDYANIIYNGTWFSPMRKALDAFVDETQKPVTGMVRIKLYKGSMTLLGRTSPNSLYNEALATYTEADTFDHKSAEGFIKIYGLGLKTFHEVNKGE; from the coding sequence ATGAGCAAGGAAAAAATTGCGGTCGCCTACTCCGGCGGCCTCGACACATCAGTCATGATCAAGTGGCTGAAGGACAAGTATGAAGGGGCGGAAATCGTGGCCGTCACGGGCAATCTCGGCCAGAAGATGGAGATCGACAACCTCGAACCCAAAGCCATCGCCACCGGCGCGAAGTCGTTCCACTTCGTCGATCTTCGCAAAACATTCGTCGAAGAGTATATCTGGAAAGCGCTGAAAGCTGGCGCGCTCTACGAGGATGTGTACCCGCTCGCCACGGCGCTTGGCCGTCCTCTGCTCGCGAAAGCGCTCGTTGATGTTGCGCTCGCCGAGGGCTGCACCATGCTCACCCACGGCTGCACCGGCAAGGGCAACGACCAGGTGCGCTTCGAAGTGACCTTCGCCGCACTTGCCCCGCAGATGAGCGTGATCGCTCCGCTGCGCATCTGGGAGTTCACCTCGCGCGAACAGGAGATCGCCTACGCCATGGAGCACAACATTCCGGTTTCGGCCACCAAGAAAAACCCGTATTCGATCGACGAGAATATCTGGGGCATCAGCATCGAGTGCGGCGTACTCGAAGACCCGATGGTTGCGCCTCCGGCTGACGCCTACCAGATCACCACGGACCCCGAAAAGGCTCCCGATGAACCGACCGTCGTCGATATCGAGTTTGTCCAGGGCGTGCCCGTGGCGCTCGACGGCCAGATGATGGAGGGCCTCGACCTCATCGTGAAGCTCAACGAGCTTGGCGCGAAGAACGGCGTCGGCAGGCTCGACATGATCGAGAACCGCGTGGTTGGCATCAAATCGCGCGAAATCTACGAAGCTCCGGCAGCCACGATCCTGCACTTCGCCCATCGCGAGCTCGAAAGACTCACGCTCGAAAAGTCGGTCTTCCAGTACAAGAAGAACATCAGCCAGGACTACGCCAACATCATCTACAACGGCACCTGGTTCTCGCCGATGCGCAAAGCGCTCGACGCCTTTGTGGACGAAACGCAGAAGCCGGTCACGGGTATGGTCAGGATCAAGCTCTACAAAGGCTCGATGACCCTGCTCGGCCGCACCTCGCCCAACTCGCTCTACAACGAAGCGCTGGCCACCTACACCGAAGCCGATACCTTCGATCACAAATCGGCTGAAGGCTTCATCAAAATCTATGGATTGGGCCTGAAGACCTTCCATGAGGTGAACAAAGGCGAGTGA